The Acidianus manzaensis genome has a window encoding:
- a CDS encoding MFS transporter — MDRKILALTNTSIAIFMAFANYNMIIIALPAIFRGLDFNPTAPNSLAYLIWLILGYMVVTASLVVTFGRISDLKGRAKLYTIGFLIFAIASTLLSIITSTGNQGVMEMIIFRLIQGVGGGLLMVNSTAVLTDYFDRRELGKALGLNQVAGLVGGVAGLIIGGVLSVLDWRYIFIFSAVVGFVGTIWSYLTLKDIQKPIKRSIDILGNIAFALGITILLISATYGLLPYNGQVLGWSNPWVISGIIISAILLSAFIFIEKKVKDPMFDLSLFKIKDFSTSNFANFIASLARQGILLMLLVLLQGIWLPLHGVPYAETPFWGGIYLIPNVLGFAVFGPISGILSDRYGSKMLTSLGLAIAGIGFLLLSFLPYDFQAWEFFLITFIQGAGMGLFTAPNTADMMATVPIEKRGAASGMRAALQNTASAASVVLYFSIIIAGMSTTLDSSLTSALSPYGITPPPLPAAVVIFSALLGYDPLSPLVASLPSSLASKIDTPHFFVSAIAPSFMSGFRLMLYISTALLLLSAVISAFRESERVGKLGNYTEGEQKAERSVTKGS; from the coding sequence ATGGATAGGAAAATTCTTGCGTTAACTAATACGAGCATAGCTATATTCATGGCATTTGCAAACTACAATATGATAATTATTGCATTACCAGCAATATTTAGAGGTCTTGATTTTAATCCTACAGCGCCTAATTCACTAGCATATCTTATATGGTTAATCTTAGGTTATATGGTAGTTACAGCTTCCTTAGTAGTGACTTTTGGAAGAATTTCAGATCTAAAAGGGAGGGCTAAACTATACACTATAGGATTCCTTATATTCGCTATTGCTTCTACTTTGCTTTCAATAATAACATCTACTGGAAATCAAGGAGTGATGGAAATGATAATTTTTAGATTAATTCAAGGAGTAGGTGGTGGCTTGCTAATGGTAAATAGTACCGCTGTTCTAACAGATTATTTTGATAGAAGAGAATTAGGAAAGGCACTAGGTTTAAATCAAGTAGCTGGATTAGTAGGTGGAGTAGCAGGTCTAATTATAGGAGGAGTATTATCAGTATTAGATTGGAGATATATCTTCATTTTTAGCGCAGTAGTAGGTTTTGTAGGAACAATATGGTCTTATCTTACTTTGAAAGATATTCAAAAGCCTATAAAAAGATCAATTGATATCTTAGGGAATATAGCATTTGCATTAGGAATTACAATACTACTAATTTCTGCAACTTATGGATTATTGCCATATAATGGACAAGTATTAGGCTGGAGTAATCCTTGGGTGATAAGCGGAATTATAATTTCAGCAATTTTATTATCAGCATTCATATTTATTGAGAAAAAAGTAAAAGATCCAATGTTTGATTTATCTTTATTCAAGATTAAAGATTTCTCTACTTCAAATTTTGCCAACTTTATAGCTTCCCTAGCTAGACAAGGAATACTATTAATGCTTTTAGTATTATTGCAAGGTATTTGGTTACCATTACATGGAGTTCCTTATGCTGAAACACCATTTTGGGGAGGAATATATCTAATACCTAACGTTTTAGGATTTGCAGTATTTGGACCTATAAGTGGTATATTATCTGACAGATACGGTTCTAAAATGCTAACGAGCTTAGGCTTAGCTATTGCTGGAATAGGATTCTTGCTCTTGTCATTTTTACCTTATGACTTCCAGGCTTGGGAATTTTTCTTGATTACGTTTATTCAAGGTGCTGGAATGGGATTATTTACTGCACCGAATACGGCAGATATGATGGCAACAGTGCCTATAGAGAAAAGAGGAGCCGCATCTGGCATGAGAGCAGCATTACAAAATACTGCATCTGCTGCTAGTGTTGTATTATATTTTAGTATTATAATAGCAGGGATGAGCACTACACTGGATTCTTCACTAACTTCTGCTTTATCTCCATATGGTATTACTCCCCCTCCATTGCCTGCAGCAGTGGTAATATTTTCTGCATTATTAGGATATGATCCGTTATCTCCGCTAGTAGCTTCTTTACCTTCGTCTTTAGCTAGTAAGATAGATACACCTCATTTCTTCGTTTCTGCTATTGCGCCATCTTTCATGAGTGGATTTAGATTAATGCTATATATTTCTACAGCATTACTATTATTATCAGCTGTTATTTCAGCATTTAGAGAGAGTGAAAGAGTTGGAAAATTGGGAAATTATACTGAAGGGGAACAGAAAGCTGAAAGATCTGTTACAAAAGGAAGCTAA
- a CDS encoding undecaprenyl-diphosphate phosphatase: MDLLFSILIGIIQGITEWLPISSKTQVLLSSEFLLGISVAVAYSFGLFMELGSIGSALIYFRHDVKRVFKERKLLIFLVVATFFTGLVGVPLFLISDKLLQNAYNPGIPMLVLGLILIGDGIYIKFSRQMKNREFKEMSLRDMIIIGIAQGIAALPGVSRSGMTVSTMLLLGYKPEDAFRYSYLAYIPAALGAVGTTLLFTKHSISIVVSQIGFLGIFTALIFALITGVLVISFLLKIAKKNTVYFIDFTLGLIAIIISSLIILGI; encoded by the coding sequence ATGGATTTATTATTTTCAATCTTAATTGGAATAATTCAAGGAATAACTGAATGGTTACCTATTAGTAGTAAAACTCAAGTTTTACTATCTTCAGAATTTTTATTAGGTATTAGCGTAGCAGTAGCATATTCTTTTGGCTTATTTATGGAATTAGGCTCTATAGGTTCAGCGCTAATTTATTTTAGACATGACGTTAAGAGGGTATTTAAGGAGAGGAAATTATTAATTTTCCTTGTAGTTGCAACTTTTTTTACTGGTTTAGTAGGAGTTCCTTTATTCCTTATCTCAGATAAATTATTACAGAATGCATATAATCCGGGCATTCCAATGCTAGTTCTTGGATTAATTTTAATTGGAGATGGTATTTACATTAAATTTTCTAGACAAATGAAAAATAGAGAATTTAAAGAAATGTCATTAAGGGATATGATAATTATAGGGATAGCTCAAGGTATAGCTGCATTACCCGGAGTTAGTAGATCAGGGATGACTGTGTCAACTATGCTTTTGCTTGGATATAAACCTGAAGACGCATTTAGATACTCCTATCTAGCTTACATTCCTGCAGCTTTAGGTGCAGTCGGAACTACCTTATTATTTACAAAACATTCTATATCTATAGTAGTTTCACAGATAGGCTTTCTAGGGATATTTACTGCGCTTATATTTGCCTTAATTACTGGAGTATTAGTAATATCATTTTTGTTAAAGATAGCAAAGAAAAACACTGTCTATTTTATAGATTTTACACTAGGTTTAATAGCAATAATAATAAGTAGTCTAATAATATTGGGAATATAA
- a CDS encoding energy-coupling factor transporter transmembrane component T family protein — MLQYILLFAVYSLTIWLIITLGYEGLANLVEFKKQKIKINPISKILFEIAVFIFLDHLAFLFYRPYFTSSYYSIISYFSLAIFVSLLVSSFYILRDKIKYLSIYFIAYFLISFWTYSNSSFSSRGNIIYTWPNLFTQLFRYSPIITMNSFYQGFIEAITSPVLYITLLGFIFISTVNTSELIRAFSEVRIPLSITLIFAVFIKVIPQSLKQMDLSYKMQLVRGLGYNKFPILKPFYYIYAFIIVILPAFVYLVKGSRNIAIALDTRGFRAYNKRTSIVKIGFSKTDFLLILLSFFIIFLSY, encoded by the coding sequence ATGTTACAATATATTTTATTATTTGCCGTATATAGTCTTACCATTTGGCTTATAATAACTCTAGGTTATGAAGGATTAGCAAATTTAGTTGAGTTTAAAAAGCAAAAGATAAAGATAAATCCTATTTCAAAAATATTGTTTGAAATAGCTGTATTTATATTCTTAGATCATTTAGCATTTCTATTCTATCGCCCTTATTTTACTTCGTCTTATTACTCAATTATTTCGTATTTTTCCTTGGCGATTTTTGTTTCTCTATTAGTTAGTTCTTTTTACATATTAAGAGATAAGATAAAATATTTGAGTATTTATTTTATAGCCTATTTTCTGATAAGTTTTTGGACATATTCCAATAGTTCATTTTCATCAAGAGGAAATATAATTTATACTTGGCCAAATCTATTTACGCAATTATTTAGATATTCTCCTATAATAACTATGAATTCTTTTTATCAAGGATTCATAGAAGCAATAACTAGTCCAGTACTTTATATTACTCTCCTTGGTTTTATATTTATTTCAACTGTAAATACTTCAGAGTTAATAAGAGCTTTTTCAGAAGTAAGAATTCCGCTTTCAATTACATTAATATTTGCAGTTTTTATTAAAGTTATTCCACAGAGTTTAAAGCAAATGGATCTATCATATAAAATGCAATTAGTTAGAGGATTAGGATACAATAAATTTCCTATTTTAAAACCTTTTTATTATATTTATGCTTTTATTATTGTTATTTTACCTGCTTTTGTCTATTTAGTTAAAGGATCCAGAAATATAGCTATAGCATTAGATACTAGAGGATTTAGAGCTTATAATAAAAGAACATCAATAGTAAAAATAGGATTTAGTAAGACAGACTTTCTTCTTATTCTTCTTTCTTTCTTTATAATATTTTTGTCATATTAA
- a CDS encoding APC family permease has product MSSNIPRLRKGVVGTIEAVAQEIAAMAPACDTVAFITSAAAFAFVLTPLAFLLAMVTMFIEVNTLYHLSKRHASAGGYYGYVATAFGPFPAIITGLMYPVYQVASTAAIPVYVAGIVLPGVLKYFWGIILPGWIWIAFILIFILVPIFLAIIGIRPQMKYIRYAALTEVAFLAITSLIIILKAPDNSINVFNPFAWNSVYGQNFGPLGGPIAGLGLGMIFGLTSFIGYGGSAPLGEEVKSSKAITKALMLGVTIVGVVLTEVSYALTVGWGTNNMVSFASCEIPGIIVYANFLGIVGGLLLALFAFNSAFSDSVAMQSNAGRVYFAMGRDGILPKFFAYVHEKWVTPSKSLLFIGTASSIMAIGAGFIIGYFSGVSPIQMLTLPATSSQIYNALSNAFDYLTTIALVGFIVAHFINNTAVMTLFYKLKEKHTGINKIIHPFMHYFLPAVATIIFAFVLYESIIPPVFPVTQAVATGGAVLIFSIFYAYWIKIKKPTAYKNAGMSVNIVKEEQEQTQKV; this is encoded by the coding sequence ATGAGTTCGAACATTCCTAGACTTAGAAAAGGAGTAGTTGGGACTATAGAAGCAGTTGCACAAGAAATAGCAGCAATGGCTCCAGCGTGTGATACTGTAGCATTTATAACATCTGCTGCAGCATTTGCTTTTGTACTAACACCATTAGCTTTCCTTTTGGCAATGGTGACAATGTTCATTGAAGTGAATACATTATATCATTTATCAAAAAGGCATGCAAGTGCAGGAGGATATTATGGATATGTAGCTACAGCATTTGGCCCATTCCCAGCAATAATTACAGGCTTAATGTATCCAGTATACCAAGTTGCTAGTACAGCAGCTATTCCAGTATACGTAGCTGGAATTGTATTGCCTGGAGTATTGAAATATTTCTGGGGAATTATATTGCCTGGTTGGATATGGATAGCATTTATATTAATATTCATTTTAGTTCCAATATTTCTAGCAATAATAGGAATAAGACCACAGATGAAATACATTAGATACGCAGCTTTAACTGAAGTAGCATTTCTAGCTATTACATCACTAATTATTATCTTAAAAGCACCAGATAATAGTATTAATGTATTTAACCCATTCGCATGGAATTCTGTATATGGTCAGAATTTTGGGCCTTTAGGAGGACCAATAGCAGGCTTAGGGTTAGGAATGATATTTGGATTAACAAGTTTCATTGGATATGGAGGATCAGCTCCATTAGGAGAAGAAGTAAAAAGCAGTAAGGCAATAACCAAAGCATTAATGTTAGGCGTAACTATTGTAGGAGTAGTATTGACTGAAGTAAGTTATGCATTAACAGTAGGCTGGGGAACTAATAATATGGTATCTTTTGCAAGCTGTGAAATACCTGGAATAATAGTTTATGCTAACTTTTTAGGAATTGTAGGAGGATTGCTTTTAGCGTTATTTGCATTTAATTCAGCATTTTCTGATAGTGTAGCTATGCAATCTAATGCTGGTAGAGTATACTTTGCTATGGGCAGAGACGGAATACTGCCAAAATTCTTTGCTTATGTCCATGAGAAATGGGTAACTCCTAGTAAATCCTTATTGTTCATAGGAACAGCTTCTAGTATAATGGCTATAGGAGCAGGATTCATAATAGGATACTTCTCTGGAGTAAGCCCTATTCAAATGTTAACGTTACCAGCTACGTCTAGTCAAATATATAATGCATTAAGTAATGCCTTTGATTACTTAACAACTATAGCGTTAGTAGGGTTTATTGTAGCTCACTTTATCAATAATACCGCTGTAATGACATTATTCTATAAATTGAAAGAGAAACACACAGGAATTAATAAGATAATTCATCCATTCATGCATTACTTCTTACCAGCAGTAGCTACAATTATATTTGCATTTGTATTATACGAGTCAATAATACCACCAGTATTTCCAGTAACTCAAGCTGTAGCAACAGGAGGAGCAGTATTAATTTTCTCAATATTTTATGCATACTGGATAAAAATAAAGAAACCTACTGCATATAAAAATGCTGGAATGTCAGTGAATATTGTAAAAGAAGAACAAGAACAAACTCAAAAGGTATAA
- a CDS encoding adenosylcobinamide amidohydrolase: MRRIIYDLDHEYLTLTSALYPEGIQRVSSVAIIFVDKSYCSNNPWKDAVEFCNNCKNTVIFLTAAEKYAIKIFDWGKLIMSAGIGISGEDAGCTINIGVFVNHGLTINGLVDLIRTVTEAKSGALRDLSYKLTGTVSDAVAVGGLVGNEYFIGPGTELGKNIAKNVKNTLIDLLT; the protein is encoded by the coding sequence ATGAGAAGAATAATTTATGATCTGGATCATGAGTATCTAACTTTGACTTCCGCATTATATCCTGAAGGTATTCAAAGAGTTAGTAGTGTAGCAATAATATTCGTTGATAAGAGTTATTGTAGTAATAATCCTTGGAAAGATGCAGTAGAATTCTGTAATAATTGTAAAAATACAGTAATTTTTCTAACAGCTGCTGAAAAATATGCTATAAAAATATTCGATTGGGGGAAGCTAATAATGAGCGCTGGAATTGGAATTTCAGGAGAAGATGCGGGATGCACAATAAATATAGGAGTATTTGTAAATCATGGTTTAACTATTAATGGTCTAGTCGATTTGATAAGAACAGTAACTGAGGCTAAAAGTGGGGCTTTAAGAGATTTATCTTATAAATTAACTGGGACTGTAAGTGATGCAGTAGCAGTTGGTGGATTAGTAGGAAACGAGTATTTTATAGGTCCAGGAACAGAATTAGGGAAAAATATAGCTAAAAATGTAAAAAATACATTAATAGACCTTTTAACATAA
- a CDS encoding DUF929 domain-containing protein, with protein sequence MQVKKIAIIVGVIVFVLIFTLPYILQPFEVPLDTLFKVSNQDLSSNAVCIILISWYGCPFGAADSWVLYNFLSHYGNITFKIGYSDPNDIYPNTPAVIFESFTSNSTIHFRFVYLYNRFLNATYNGSEVNNYVKYGLNVIKTEFPSYYNIVKQYVVNDWASGGFFQSAANMGNPPHIPTTLIISSSKGTYMLIGYLYNPSDLKGYNVSYLLSHSSSLPFIIQGENDLEEYI encoded by the coding sequence ATGCAAGTAAAGAAGATAGCAATTATAGTAGGAGTAATTGTTTTTGTATTAATATTTACCTTACCTTATATACTCCAACCTTTTGAAGTACCTCTAGATACATTATTTAAGGTAAGTAATCAAGATCTTTCTTCTAATGCTGTATGCATTATTTTAATAAGCTGGTATGGATGTCCATTTGGTGCTGCAGATAGTTGGGTTTTATATAATTTTCTTTCTCATTACGGAAATATAACATTTAAAATCGGATATTCTGATCCTAATGACATATATCCTAATACGCCAGCAGTAATTTTTGAATCATTTACGTCTAATTCCACTATACATTTCAGATTTGTATACCTCTATAATAGATTCTTAAACGCTACTTACAATGGATCAGAAGTGAATAACTATGTTAAATATGGTTTAAATGTTATAAAAACTGAATTTCCAAGTTACTATAATATTGTTAAACAATATGTTGTCAATGATTGGGCTTCTGGAGGCTTTTTCCAATCTGCTGCGAATATGGGAAATCCACCTCATATTCCAACTACGCTAATAATTTCTAGTTCAAAAGGAACCTATATGCTAATAGGATATCTGTATAATCCTAGTGATTTAAAAGGGTATAATGTATCTTATTTATTATCTCACTCTAGTTCCTTACCTTTTATTATCCAAGGAGAAAATGATTTAGAAGAATATATATGA
- a CDS encoding 4Fe-4S dicluster domain-containing protein, translating into MGIDPNYRTSRPQAGEHEGHKVYGPVEAPKVLGIHGTIVGVDFDLCIADGSCITACPVNVFQWYDTPGHPASEKKADPINEQACIFCMACVNVCPVAAIDVKPP; encoded by the coding sequence ATGGGTATAGATCCGAATTACAGGACGAGTAGGCCTCAAGCGGGAGAGCATGAGGGGCATAAAGTGTATGGTCCAGTAGAAGCGCCAAAAGTTCTTGGAATTCATGGTACTATTGTTGGTGTAGATTTTGATTTGTGTATTGCTGATGGTTCTTGTATAACAGCGTGTCCTGTTAATGTGTTTCAATGGTATGATACGCCTGGTCATCCTGCTTCTGAGAAGAAGGCTGATCCAATTAATGAGCAAGCTTGTATATTCTGTATGGCCTGCGTTAACGTATGTCCAGTAGCAGCAATAGACGTAAAACCACCATAA